One window from the genome of Jiangella alba encodes:
- a CDS encoding MarR family winged helix-turn-helix transcriptional regulator has protein sequence MPASELELVTALEAFLQRLACTKADSDLRSMVELDLSISQFRCLILLGQHAEALPINELADRLDLTLATAGRNVDRLVAHGLVERREDPQDRRVRLVSLSDTGRAIMTEIDDARHNAVRAFARSLDPADRDRLAAALAPIVEPSAPSRLEEQLS, from the coding sequence GTGCCCGCCTCCGAGCTCGAGCTCGTCACCGCCCTGGAGGCGTTCCTCCAGCGGCTGGCGTGCACCAAGGCCGACTCCGACCTGCGATCCATGGTCGAGCTGGATCTGTCCATCTCGCAGTTCCGCTGCCTCATCCTGCTCGGCCAGCACGCCGAGGCGCTGCCGATCAACGAACTGGCCGACCGGCTCGACCTCACCCTGGCCACGGCGGGCCGCAACGTCGACCGCCTGGTCGCCCACGGCCTGGTCGAACGGCGTGAGGACCCGCAGGACCGCCGCGTCCGGCTGGTCTCGCTGTCCGATACCGGCCGGGCGATCATGACCGAGATCGACGACGCCCGCCACAACGCCGTGCGGGCCTTCGCCCGGTCGCTGGATCCGGCCGACCGCGACCGGCTCGCGGCCGCGCTCGCTCCGATCGTCGAACCATCCGCACCATCTCGCCTGGAGGAACAACTCTCATGA
- a CDS encoding DHA2 family efflux MFS transporter permease subunit, producing the protein MSAPAGPPDTGSDDKLDRGVLKVAGVVVLGAIMSILDVTVVSVALPTFQSEFNTTVATAAWTMTAYTLALAAVIPITGWAADRFGTKRLYLTSLVLFVLGSVLCAFAWDIGPLIGARILQGLGGGMLMPLGMTIMTRAAGPDRVGRVMAVLGIPMLLGPIGGPILGGWLIDVASWHWIFLINLPIGIFAFIAAFRVLPKDQPQPSESFDFVGMALLSPGLAAFLYGVSSIPEHGTVRNAEVLAPAIIGLVLVVAFVFHALRKDHPLIDLHLFLNRHLTIAVVTMSLFIVAFMGAGLLFPSYFLQVRGETTTMAGILLAPQGIGAMVTMPIAGRLTDKTGPGKLVLGGIVLIAIGMTTFTQLEADTSYWLLLSSLFVMGLGMGMTMMPIMTAALASLTHGEVARGSTLMNIVQQTGGSIGTAVMSVILTNHILNNQAATAYYGGVQTGTADQLPPDIFEAGRSALAEAFGNTYLVAIVLVVLCIIPALFLPRSKQELRTDPREEGEGEGEGDVDQAPPVMLH; encoded by the coding sequence ATGAGTGCACCGGCCGGACCCCCCGACACCGGGTCCGACGACAAGCTCGATCGCGGCGTCCTGAAGGTCGCCGGTGTGGTGGTGCTCGGCGCCATCATGTCGATCCTCGACGTCACGGTCGTCAGCGTCGCGCTGCCGACCTTCCAGTCCGAGTTCAACACGACGGTCGCCACCGCGGCGTGGACGATGACGGCGTACACGCTGGCGCTGGCCGCGGTCATCCCCATCACCGGCTGGGCGGCGGACCGCTTCGGCACCAAGCGGCTGTACCTGACGTCGCTCGTCCTGTTCGTGCTGGGCTCGGTGCTGTGTGCGTTCGCCTGGGACATCGGCCCGCTCATCGGCGCGCGCATCCTGCAGGGCCTGGGCGGCGGCATGCTGATGCCGCTGGGCATGACGATCATGACCCGCGCCGCCGGCCCCGACCGCGTCGGCCGCGTCATGGCCGTCCTCGGCATCCCGATGCTGCTCGGCCCGATCGGCGGCCCGATCCTGGGCGGCTGGCTGATCGACGTCGCGTCCTGGCACTGGATCTTCCTGATCAACCTGCCCATCGGCATCTTCGCGTTCATCGCGGCGTTCCGGGTGCTGCCGAAGGACCAGCCGCAGCCCTCGGAGAGCTTCGACTTCGTCGGCATGGCGCTGCTCTCCCCCGGTCTGGCGGCCTTCCTCTACGGCGTCTCGTCCATCCCGGAGCACGGCACCGTCCGCAACGCCGAGGTGCTGGCGCCGGCCATCATCGGCCTGGTCCTCGTCGTCGCGTTCGTCTTCCACGCGCTGCGCAAGGACCACCCGCTGATCGACCTGCACCTGTTCCTCAACCGGCACCTCACCATCGCCGTCGTGACGATGTCGCTGTTCATCGTGGCGTTCATGGGCGCCGGCCTGCTGTTCCCCAGCTACTTCCTGCAGGTCCGCGGCGAGACCACGACGATGGCCGGCATCCTGCTGGCGCCGCAGGGCATCGGCGCCATGGTCACCATGCCGATCGCCGGCCGGCTCACCGACAAGACCGGGCCCGGCAAGCTGGTGCTCGGCGGCATCGTGCTGATCGCCATCGGCATGACGACGTTCACCCAGCTCGAGGCCGACACGTCGTACTGGCTGCTGCTGAGCTCGCTGTTCGTCATGGGCCTCGGCATGGGCATGACGATGATGCCGATCATGACCGCGGCGCTGGCCAGCCTCACCCACGGCGAGGTGGCCCGCGGGTCGACGCTGATGAACATCGTCCAGCAGACCGGCGGCTCCATCGGCACCGCCGTCATGTCGGTCATCCTGACCAACCACATCCTCAACAACCAGGCGGCCACCGCGTACTACGGCGGGGTGCAGACCGGCACCGCCGACCAGCTGCCGCCCGACATCTTCGAGGCCGGCCGGTCCGCGTTGGCCGAGGCGTTCGGCAACACCTACCTGGTGGCGATCGTGCTCGTGGTCCTCTGCATCATCCCGGCGCTGTTCCTGCCGCGGTCGAAGCAGGAGCTGCGCACCGATCCCCGCGAGGAGGGCGAAGGCGAGGGCGAGGGCGACGTCGACCAGGCGCCGCCGGTCATGCTGCACTGA
- a CDS encoding CDP-alcohol phosphatidyltransferase family protein: MKAQETAVQTDRVFTIPNILSFLRLLGVPVFLWLVLVKEADTLAIVLLAVSGFTDYLDGYLARRWNQISRVGQLLDPLADRLYILTTIVALTLRDIIPLWFAVLLVARDVYMAGIVALLRARRGITGLPVHFLGKSATACLLYAFPLLLWGDGDGTIPMLARVFGWAFVIWGVALYWWAAVLYTEQTRKVLATPVAGRNS; encoded by the coding sequence GTGAAGGCGCAGGAGACGGCGGTGCAGACCGACCGGGTGTTCACGATTCCGAACATCCTGTCGTTCCTGCGGCTGCTGGGCGTGCCGGTGTTCCTCTGGCTGGTGCTGGTGAAGGAGGCCGACACCCTGGCGATCGTGCTGCTCGCGGTCTCCGGGTTCACCGACTACCTCGACGGCTACCTGGCCCGGCGCTGGAACCAGATCAGCCGCGTCGGCCAGCTGCTCGACCCGCTCGCCGACCGGCTCTACATCCTCACCACCATCGTCGCGCTGACGCTGCGCGACATCATCCCGCTGTGGTTCGCGGTGCTGCTGGTCGCCCGCGACGTGTACATGGCGGGCATCGTCGCGCTGCTGCGCGCCCGCCGCGGCATCACCGGGCTGCCCGTCCACTTCCTCGGCAAGTCCGCCACGGCCTGCCTGCTGTACGCCTTCCCGCTGCTGCTGTGGGGCGACGGCGACGGCACCATCCCCATGCTGGCCCGGGTGTTCGGCTGGGCGTTCGTCATCTGGGGCGTGGCGCTGTACTGGTGGGCGGCGGTCCTCTACACCGAACAGACCCGCAAGGTGCTCGCCACCCCGGTCGCCGGCCGGAATTCCTGA
- a CDS encoding DUF4037 domain-containing protein, translated as MTAAFVPGLDLAEAFYREVLAPLAGEPHAAALLGEGSEVLGFDTERSTDHEWGPRAQVFVPAGRVEAVRARIGAGLPAEFRGHPTAWFSLASGGVDHHVEVTTAAEWLTAALGRPPDGLDTAAWLALPQQRLLHVTAGRVFRDDLGELTAARAALAWYPDDVWRWMIAVQWHQVGTTEPLRARCRELGDARGAALLTARLAGLAMELAFLLERRYRPYDKWFGTAFARLDAAAVVGPLLDAALAAPAAAAAGPDDPLLAALAELGRRHDAAAVSVPVGPAAGDFDVGINDAVRPYRVSNAGAYARATLDAVADPALRALLPVGALDQLTHGDDTLVTFSGWPGRLAEAYRAELATAAASR; from the coding sequence ATGACGGCCGCCTTCGTACCCGGGCTCGACCTCGCCGAGGCCTTCTACCGCGAGGTGCTGGCGCCGCTGGCCGGCGAGCCGCACGCGGCCGCCCTGCTCGGCGAGGGGTCGGAGGTGCTCGGCTTCGACACCGAGCGGTCGACCGACCACGAGTGGGGGCCGCGGGCGCAGGTCTTCGTCCCGGCCGGGCGGGTCGAGGCGGTGCGGGCCCGCATCGGCGCCGGCCTGCCGGCCGAGTTCCGTGGTCACCCGACGGCCTGGTTCTCGCTGGCCAGCGGCGGCGTCGACCACCACGTCGAGGTCACGACGGCCGCGGAGTGGCTGACGGCGGCGCTCGGGCGGCCGCCGGACGGCCTCGACACCGCCGCGTGGCTGGCGCTGCCGCAGCAGCGGCTGCTGCACGTCACCGCTGGGCGGGTGTTCCGCGACGACCTCGGGGAGCTGACGGCGGCCCGCGCGGCGCTGGCCTGGTACCCCGACGACGTGTGGCGCTGGATGATCGCCGTCCAGTGGCACCAGGTCGGCACCACCGAGCCGCTGCGGGCCCGCTGCCGGGAACTCGGCGACGCCCGGGGCGCGGCGCTGCTGACCGCCCGGCTGGCCGGGCTGGCGATGGAGTTGGCGTTCCTGCTGGAGCGGCGCTACCGACCCTACGACAAGTGGTTCGGGACGGCGTTCGCCCGGCTCGACGCCGCCGCCGTCGTCGGGCCGTTGCTGGACGCCGCGCTGGCGGCGCCCGCGGCCGCGGCCGCCGGGCCGGACGACCCGCTCCTCGCGGCGCTGGCCGAGCTGGGCCGCCGCCACGACGCGGCCGCCGTCAGCGTCCCCGTCGGTCCCGCGGCCGGCGACTTCGACGTCGGCATCAACGACGCCGTCCGGCCGTACCGGGTGAGCAACGCCGGCGCCTACGCCCGCGCGACGCTGGACGCCGTCGCCGACCCGGCGCTGCGCGCGCTGCTGCCCGTCGGCGCGCTCGACCAGCTCACCCACGGCGACGACACCCTGGTGACGTTCTCGGGCTGGCCCGGCCGGCTGGCCGAGGCCTACCGCGCCGAGCTGGCTACTGCCGCGGCGTCCCGCTGA
- a CDS encoding MerR family transcriptional regulator, which produces MSIGEVLAQLRPDFADVSISKIRFLETEGLVEPQRSPSGYRRFTHDDVARLRYVLTVQRDHYLPLRVIKEQLEQLDRGMELVTEGSTVTPYTAATAANDEVLLPRASLLEAAAISDELLAELESYGMVTARRGGTYDADALLVARTAAELAQYGLQPRHLRSVRTAAERQVGLVEQVVAPMFRQRSADSRGRAEETAADVARLTVRLHAALVDAGTRRLSR; this is translated from the coding sequence ATGAGCATCGGCGAAGTGCTCGCCCAGCTGCGGCCCGACTTCGCCGACGTCAGCATCTCCAAGATCCGGTTCCTCGAGACCGAGGGCCTGGTCGAGCCGCAGCGCTCGCCGTCGGGCTACCGCCGCTTCACCCACGACGACGTCGCCCGGCTGCGCTACGTCCTCACCGTCCAGCGCGACCACTACCTGCCGCTGCGGGTCATCAAGGAGCAGCTCGAGCAGCTCGACCGAGGCATGGAGCTGGTCACCGAGGGCAGTACCGTCACGCCGTACACCGCGGCCACGGCGGCCAACGACGAGGTGCTGCTGCCGCGTGCGTCGCTGCTGGAGGCCGCCGCCATCTCCGACGAGCTGCTGGCCGAGCTCGAGTCCTACGGCATGGTGACGGCGCGCCGCGGCGGCACCTACGACGCCGACGCCCTGCTGGTCGCCCGCACGGCCGCCGAGCTGGCCCAGTACGGGCTGCAGCCGCGGCACCTGCGCTCCGTCCGAACCGCCGCCGAACGGCAGGTCGGGCTGGTCGAGCAGGTCGTGGCGCCGATGTTCCGCCAGCGCAGCGCCGACTCCCGCGGCCGCGCCGAAGAGACCGCCGCCGACGTCGCCCGGCTCACCGTCCGGCTGCACGCGGCGCTCGTCGACGCGGGCACGCGCCGGCTGTCGCGCTGA
- a CDS encoding DUF881 domain-containing protein codes for MVTGQAPRVRPLRRPDESMSLLNDLFAKPLDPGYEDAAARRRAAGERPTSKRTWRSPALAIGLVALGLLLTMSVLQVRNTASVVSSERQGLIEQIHNEDERVSRLQGEVSSLESEIGRLESDLLQNSAAGQQTREEVESLQATTGAIAVTGPGVVVTVDDAEEQSAENGTDSVLDLDLRQVVNGLWSAGAEAVAVNGQRITALTAIRSAQNVIQINYRPMNAPYEVSAIGDPRTLARDFGDGSGGQWLRDVASSSGIRYDVDSEESLTLPAGNTPLSYAVPGEGS; via the coding sequence GTGGTGACAGGGCAGGCTCCCCGGGTCCGTCCGCTGCGGCGGCCGGACGAGTCGATGTCGCTGCTCAACGACCTGTTCGCGAAGCCGCTCGACCCCGGCTACGAGGACGCGGCCGCGCGCCGCCGGGCCGCGGGCGAACGGCCGACGTCGAAGCGCACCTGGCGCTCGCCCGCGCTCGCCATCGGGCTCGTCGCGCTCGGCCTGTTGCTGACCATGTCGGTGTTGCAGGTGCGCAACACCGCTAGTGTTGTCTCTTCGGAGCGGCAGGGGCTCATCGAACAGATCCACAACGAGGACGAGCGCGTCAGCCGGCTGCAGGGCGAGGTCAGCTCCCTGGAGTCCGAGATCGGGCGGCTCGAGAGCGACCTCCTGCAGAACTCCGCGGCCGGGCAGCAGACGCGGGAGGAAGTCGAGAGCTTGCAGGCGACAACGGGGGCGATTGCCGTGACGGGGCCAGGGGTGGTGGTCACGGTCGACGACGCCGAGGAGCAGAGCGCCGAGAACGGCACCGACAGCGTGCTCGACCTCGACCTGCGCCAGGTGGTGAACGGGCTCTGGTCGGCCGGAGCCGAGGCCGTCGCCGTCAACGGCCAGCGCATCACCGCGCTGACGGCCATCCGCTCCGCGCAGAACGTCATCCAGATCAACTACCGGCCCATGAACGCGCCGTACGAGGTCTCCGCCATCGGCGACCCGCGCACGCTGGCCCGCGACTTCGGCGACGGCAGCGGCGGCCAGTGGCTGCGCGACGTCGCCTCCAGCAGCGGTATCCGGTACGACGTCGACTCCGAGGAGTCGCTGACGCTGCCGGCCGGCAACACGCCGCTGTCCTACGCGGTACCGGGGGAGGGCTCGTGA
- a CDS encoding VOC family protein, with protein MSTRLNPYIGFRDNARQAMEFYQSVFGGELQLSTFADFGAGDDPAEAGKIMHAQLEAENGLVLMGADTPNDLEHSPGGNVSISLSGDDEPTLRGYWEKLADGGTVTEPLMVAPWGDAFGMCTDRFGVAWLVNISGTPRQ; from the coding sequence ATGAGCACGCGCCTCAACCCGTACATCGGGTTCCGCGACAACGCCCGGCAGGCGATGGAGTTCTACCAGTCCGTCTTCGGCGGCGAGCTCCAGCTCAGCACGTTCGCCGACTTCGGCGCCGGCGACGACCCGGCCGAGGCGGGCAAGATCATGCACGCCCAGCTGGAGGCCGAGAACGGCCTGGTCCTGATGGGCGCCGACACCCCCAACGACCTGGAGCACTCCCCCGGCGGCAACGTCTCGATCTCGCTCAGCGGCGACGACGAGCCCACGCTGCGCGGCTACTGGGAGAAGCTGGCCGACGGCGGCACCGTCACCGAGCCGCTCATGGTCGCGCCGTGGGGCGACGCCTTCGGCATGTGCACCGACCGCTTCGGCGTCGCCTGGCTGGTCAACATCAGCGGGACGCCGCGGCAGTAG
- a CDS encoding small basic family protein — translation MIPLAGLLVGILAGLVFDVSVPLELQPYLPIAIVAALDAVFGGIRAVIEGIFNDKVFVVSFIANVLIAAFIVFLGDQLGVGSQLSTAVIVVLGIRIFTNVATIRRHIFHA, via the coding sequence GTGATCCCACTCGCCGGGCTCCTCGTCGGCATCCTGGCCGGCCTCGTCTTCGACGTGTCGGTGCCGCTCGAACTGCAGCCGTACCTGCCCATCGCCATCGTCGCCGCGCTCGACGCGGTGTTCGGCGGCATCCGGGCGGTCATCGAGGGCATCTTCAACGACAAGGTGTTCGTCGTCTCGTTCATCGCCAACGTGCTGATCGCCGCGTTCATCGTGTTCCTCGGCGACCAGCTCGGCGTCGGCTCGCAGCTGTCGACGGCGGTGATCGTCGTGCTGGGCATCCGCATCTTCACCAACGTCGCGACGATCAGACGGCACATCTTCCATGCCTGA
- a CDS encoding bifunctional nuclease family protein, giving the protein MRELDVVGVRVEMPSNQPIVLLREVGGDRFLPIWIGAVEATAIAFAQQGVVPPRPMTHDLFKDVLDAAGITLEQVRITEVRDNTYYAELVLSGGLEVSSRPSDSIALALRTGSPIYASEPLLDEAGVLMADPDSEEQEDEVARFRQFLDEVTPEDFSG; this is encoded by the coding sequence GTGCGCGAGCTAGACGTCGTGGGCGTCCGAGTGGAGATGCCCTCCAACCAGCCCATCGTCCTTCTGCGTGAAGTGGGTGGTGACCGTTTCCTGCCCATCTGGATCGGCGCCGTCGAGGCCACGGCCATCGCGTTCGCCCAGCAGGGCGTCGTGCCGCCGCGGCCGATGACACACGATCTGTTCAAGGACGTGCTCGACGCCGCCGGCATCACGCTCGAGCAGGTCCGCATCACCGAGGTGCGCGACAACACCTACTACGCCGAGCTCGTGCTGTCCGGCGGGCTCGAGGTCAGCTCGCGCCCGTCCGATTCCATCGCGCTGGCGCTGCGCACCGGGTCGCCCATCTACGCGTCCGAGCCGCTGCTCGACGAAGCCGGCGTCCTCATGGCCGACCCCGACTCCGAGGAGCAGGAGGACGAGGTCGCCCGGTTCCGCCAGTTCCTCGACGAAGTCACCCCGGAGGACTTCAGCGGTTGA
- a CDS encoding FHA domain-containing protein yields the protein MPFCTQCGHQNPSDAKFCSNCGTPLVRPMQPAETGGDATSTMAMVREETAQVERDDSSDLAAADQAAVDALPEGSALLVVLRGPNAGSRFLLDTDVVSAGRHPDSDIFLDDVTVSRRHAEFRRMPGGFVVSDVGSLNGTYVNRDRIDEVALSNGDEVQIGKYRLVYYSSQHGFGGGPR from the coding sequence ATGCCGTTCTGCACCCAGTGCGGGCACCAAAACCCGTCCGACGCGAAGTTCTGCTCCAATTGCGGAACCCCGCTGGTCCGGCCCATGCAGCCGGCCGAGACGGGGGGTGACGCCACGAGCACCATGGCCATGGTGCGCGAGGAGACCGCGCAGGTCGAGCGGGACGACTCCAGCGACCTCGCGGCGGCCGACCAGGCCGCCGTCGACGCCCTGCCCGAGGGCAGCGCCCTGCTCGTGGTGCTGCGCGGCCCCAACGCGGGCAGCCGGTTCCTGCTCGACACCGACGTCGTCAGCGCCGGCCGGCACCCCGACTCCGACATCTTCCTCGACGACGTCACCGTCTCGCGGCGGCACGCGGAGTTCCGGCGCATGCCCGGCGGCTTCGTCGTCTCCGACGTCGGCAGCCTCAACGGCACCTACGTCAACCGCGACCGCATCGACGAGGTCGCGCTGAGCAACGGCGACGAGGTCCAGATCGGCAAGTACCGCCTGGTCTACTACTCCAGCCAGCACGGGTTCGGAGGCGGGCCCAGGTGA
- the gcvH gene encoding glycine cleavage system protein GcvH produces the protein MYPDDLRYTAEHEWVRSPGEAEGSVRVGITHFAQEQLGDIVYVQLPAVGDAVTAGGVCGELESTKSVSELFAPVTGTVVGRNEELDAAPEQVNADPYGAGWMIEIVPADPGVVDQLLTAADYRSQVEG, from the coding sequence TTGTATCCCGACGATCTGAGGTACACCGCGGAGCACGAGTGGGTCCGCAGCCCCGGCGAGGCCGAGGGCAGCGTCCGCGTCGGCATCACGCACTTCGCCCAGGAGCAGCTCGGCGACATCGTGTACGTCCAGCTGCCGGCCGTCGGTGACGCCGTCACCGCGGGCGGCGTCTGCGGCGAGCTCGAGTCGACCAAGAGCGTCAGCGAGCTGTTCGCGCCGGTCACCGGGACCGTCGTGGGCCGCAACGAGGAGCTCGACGCCGCACCCGAGCAGGTGAACGCCGACCCCTACGGCGCCGGCTGGATGATCGAGATCGTCCCGGCCGATCCAGGGGTCGTCGATCAGCTGCTGACGGCCGCCGACTACCGTTCCCAGGTAGAGGGCTGA
- a CDS encoding DUF881 domain-containing protein, with protein sequence MPDATPGPDDTDLDGAAAPASPASPASPASPAEPVEPVESPELVEPPELVEPPEPVDETAEPDPPAAPQPFVPGAGRFTPAAPSGTKRLWNAVRQRPDGGQVLVAVLVALLGFGAVLQVRADDDDALANARRDDLVQILDGLRRQADRLDDHVAELESDRRDLVSGADTEAAALEQAEERARSTGVLAGTIAASGPGIIMTISDPDHDVKAYTMLRAINELRVAGAEAIQMRGGGNDAAVRVVASTSFENPSSDVLTVGGVELEPPYEIVAIGEPGELSGSMMFANGVVASIEGDDEGGAQATVDEYDDLTVDVLHEPQAPQYARPAPEDGDDE encoded by the coding sequence ATGCCTGACGCGACCCCCGGCCCCGACGACACCGACCTCGACGGCGCGGCCGCTCCGGCCTCCCCGGCTTCTCCGGCTTCTCCGGCCTCGCCGGCCGAGCCCGTGGAGCCGGTGGAGTCGCCCGAGCTGGTGGAGCCGCCCGAGCTGGTGGAGCCGCCGGAGCCCGTCGACGAGACGGCCGAGCCGGACCCGCCCGCGGCGCCGCAGCCGTTCGTCCCGGGCGCCGGCCGGTTCACCCCGGCGGCGCCGTCGGGCACCAAGCGGCTCTGGAACGCCGTCCGGCAGCGGCCCGACGGCGGCCAGGTGCTGGTGGCGGTGCTGGTCGCGCTGCTCGGCTTCGGTGCCGTCCTGCAGGTGCGGGCCGACGACGACGACGCGCTCGCCAACGCCCGCCGCGACGACCTCGTGCAGATCCTCGACGGCCTGCGCCGCCAGGCCGACCGCCTCGACGACCACGTCGCCGAGCTCGAGTCCGACCGCCGCGACCTCGTCAGCGGCGCCGACACCGAGGCCGCCGCGCTGGAGCAGGCCGAGGAACGGGCCCGCAGCACCGGCGTGCTGGCCGGCACCATCGCCGCCAGCGGCCCCGGCATCATCATGACGATCAGCGACCCCGACCACGACGTCAAGGCCTACACCATGCTGCGCGCGATCAACGAGCTGCGGGTGGCCGGCGCCGAGGCCATCCAGATGCGCGGCGGCGGCAACGACGCCGCCGTCCGGGTGGTCGCCAGCACCTCGTTCGAGAACCCGAGCAGCGACGTCCTGACCGTCGGCGGTGTCGAGCTCGAGCCGCCCTACGAGATCGTCGCCATCGGCGAGCCGGGCGAACTGAGCGGCTCGATGATGTTCGCCAACGGCGTCGTCGCCAGCATCGAGGGCGACGACGAGGGCGGCGCGCAGGCCACTGTCGACGAGTACGACGACCTCACCGTCGACGTGTTGCACGAGCCGCAGGCGCCTCAGTACGCTCGCCCGGCGCCCGAGGACGGCGACGACGAATGA